GACTGCTGGTGAACTAGAATTACTGGCAACTAGAATTGCCTGCCCAGGAATTTGAAACACTTATAAAATTCACTCAATGATGAGTAAAGAGTTcaaggagaattaaaaaaaattaaaaaaagaaaaaagggagggaACAGAGGAGAGGTGAAAGGAAAATTAACCAGAAAGGTAACATTTTATTTATAGTCACTTAAGGCAGAATACtagacaggagaacagaacaaaaaCGATGGACAAGTCATCACGACAACAAATGATGTTGGTCTAAAGAAGCAATACTGACTGTTAATAGTGAATTTGGTAATTGTGTAGCTTGGGTTGTGATAATTCTGATGGGAATATGTGAAATTACATGTAAGAGAAAACGCAAAAATAAATGCAAAGtaatcaaacaaaaccaaacaaattttaaaatgccTAAACAGAACTTAAGATGTGTTTACAGCTGTTCTCACTCAAAAAATTACTATAAAACCACAGAACAATGACAATAGAAACTTATGCAATTCAATGTACAGAAGATAAAATAATCCAATAAAAGCCTGCATTAAGCTATTAAAGTTTGGAtcttagaaaagaaaaagaaaggaaaaaaggggaaatgttTAATATTTGCAAGAGCCCACAAAAAGAAAACACTTTCTTTTGCAGTCAGATACTGCAAAACAAAAAGCTTAATTATTATTTTAGATGCAGATATATCTGACAAGTAATAGTTTCTAACATGGTGCAGTATTAAAACTATTAAcataaaagaagtaaaagtagaATTATAACAGACTGAAGGATAGAAAAACAGAGGGGAAACCAGGAATTTGAAAAAGAACTCAAAAATATTACACTCCCTCAAAAAATGGGAATTAAGAACAAAATGAAATCACAAACCTTTTtaagattaaaacaaaaaaaaagacaggaaTGTTATATGAAACATAGCAAGTAATTGAAACAATCTCAAGCTTTAGCATTCTGCTTGTCAGTGCtcttgaattttattttaatgttaaaCACAGATACCAGTATACTATTTTCAAACTTAGTGAGTTTTAACCTTCCAAAACTAAGATTCTTAACTTTGCAATAGTACATATGTGTTAACTTTTTTCCTGTGACCAAAAGGAAGGGGAGTAAAGGAAGGGAATGAAAactgaaaaaacttctcaacaaagCAAGAATTTGGATAACAgaaactaaaaatattttaaggaGGACATATTATAAAAATATCCTGGTTTTGATCAAGGTATTGTCCAGCTCCTGACACTGTGTTAAATACCTGGTTTTAAATCACACTTACTTTATGAATCAATACCTACTcaattaaaataagaaaatactAATAGGCTAAAAGGACGAAATTCACAGAAATCACATTATCATTTTGGAGATGGTGGGGAAATGAAAGCACAAAGTGTCCTAAATTAAATATTTCCTTGGAAAAATAAGTAGACTACTAAGAGCCCAGGTCACCATATAACTACAGTACAGATGTGGTGGAACTATGAGGAGGAGAATTTCTTCTAGAACAGTCTATATTTctgcatttcagaaaaaaattctgGAAAACAAGCCTTGAAGAGGAAAACAACCCTTGAACaggatttctgtttgtttttacaAACATAATAATTCTGACACACTgcagcaaagacacacagcacatTTACGATATAAGGCCACTAAACCACACTATACCTTCTTTAAGTAGACTATAGCAGAAAAGGCGGGCTCTTTCCAAATCTCCCAACTGTCGACAAATTCCTGCATAGAGTCGACACAAAGCCTGACTGAAATTATAATTTGGGGCATTCTTCTGAGCCTTCAGCTTATTGAGAATAACACACAGCAAGGACTCTGCTAAATGCTATAAGACACAAAATATATTGTTATACTGGTATATACTGAAGAATACTTGACAACATTGTAGTCGTATAACAAGTAAAAAGAACTATTATCTTATTTGCAAGAATACTGTTTGCATATATATAAAATGCAGGAAAGTAAATCAGAGGCAaccaatgaaagaaaaaaagagggaggAGCAGGCAACTTCTCAGAATAAACATGCGATAAACAAATGAAGAACAGGGCTACTACTGTTTTAATATAAATTGTTTGGTTATGTGATTAACAACAGTCTTCCTCAAAGAACAAGGAGAATAATGACAAGTAGAAGGAACGAGGAGAGGAATAATGACAGGTAGACTAACCCAAATAACCTAATCAGAGCAAAGGTAAGCACCCTGACTTAGCTACTTCCAAAGATGCCACAGAAGGACAAACAGCCCATTGTTCAGGTGTGAGTTACTAGGTAAGCCAACAGCAGTCTTTCTCCAGATCACTGTACACACTTCAGGAGATGGGGAGATGTTGCTGCCTATAGTAACATGGAACTTAATATGAGATGCTGGAAAAAGAACATTGGGTTTGTGCAGAGTGTGCATGACTTATTATGGGATGCTTAGAGGGAGACCTCAAAGTGGGGAGTAGAATGAAAGGTTTAGGAGCCAGGTGCTGGAGAGCACACAGTTCAGACTGGGCATCTGTGAACAACAGGGATTCCGAGTGTTAACTTTGGGAGGAACCAGAAGATCTAAGCCAGCCACCTGAAAGACCACAAGTCTGAGGCCCAGACACAAGTCCAGACCAGCTGCTGGAGGAATATGTATATACTTCTGTGTTTTTAAGTTTGTCAGTGTATGAGAAGTGAGAAGAATATCAGTCACCTACTGAATATACTGAGTGCCTAATGTTAGCTGCTGGGGGAATCCATATTATCTGTATATATATGAATGTATTTTCCTCTACCAGGATTTCAACCTGACTAACCAGACAAGGGAATAAGAGTAGGTGTGTACTGTGTGCATGTCTCTCTACTAGGAGTATGTACTCTGTCTTACTACTGGCTGGACCTGAAAGCCTAAAGCTACAAGCCTTGCTTCTATGAAGTTAACAGACTTGACAACTCCTAACAAAGAGGCCTGAGATCTTGGTAGCAACTTCTGAGGAGAACTTAATTATGTACCAGGACTGTAACAGGACAAAATGCTGCCATGTACTAGTCAGTGAATTGCTCTGCTGTAAACTACAAATTATCTATGAGAAAGACGGCAACTGAAGCAAAATTTTTCAGCACTGATGCTAAGAAAGTTCTGAGAAACAAAATAAGGGAAGAATTTTCcaataaaattaaatttgataaCCTGATGTAGAATAGTAAAGGTAAACATAGAACTAAATTATATACCAGTATATACATTAAAGTGGTtttttttgaattaaaaaaaaaattgagtaaCTTTGGAGAAACTCCTACAACTCTTAATACTGTCCACTTCAAAAAATGCTGCAAAGATAAAGTGGTTTATGCATACATCAGAAAAGCATATGTATTTATAACTGCAGTTTTGCATCTTGGACACCACTGAAAAGTAATTTCTTGTGCAGTTCTGTATTTTCTTATGTTATAAAAATTTAGGTTTCTAATAACCTTTCAAGACTACACTTTGGCACAGGACATTGCCACAACAATTGAGAATTCAAATACTACAAACTTAGACTCTTTCCATCTGCACAGAAGTGATTATTAAACAACAAAATTTAAAATCATGCTACTTACCTTGTTTTTTATACCAAATTCATAGACAACTTCTCTCTCTTCATCTCTCATTACTGGAATCTTTGAGATATTACCAACATACACATGACCTTTGATAACTGGTAACAAGTCAAAACAGGATTCAGCAACTTTCTTTAATGCCAAAGAAACTTTCTGGCAGTCAGAATCCTTCTTTACTGGTAGTGATTCTTCTAAATTGGAACACTGTGATGAATCACTGATTTCATAGGTTATACCATGGAAAGCCTCCTGCATTTCAGAGATGGTTTTTTTAGTATTTCTGACAGCAATAACATCACTGGGCTCCATCCTTGGTGGTTCACTCTCCAGTCTCAGTCTTTTGGCACTTCTTGGCATAGATACCTGCAGCAGTGTCCTTTTTCCAAGATGATTTGAAAAGAATTGCTGATTTTGCACATCTTTGTCTTCGTCTTTGCCACTATCAGATTTCAAATTGCTCCCAGCTTTAACAAAAGCAGTTGATGTAGATGCAAATGCTTTGAATCCACCTACTTGAGACACAGGTCCTGGCAAACTTTGGCTGTCTGAAAAAGTACATCGGTTAAGCTGAATATTGCCTTTCAGAATGTTTAGTGTCCTTGCCCTTGCAGACAGCTCTGGATACATAGTGTCCAATATTTTCACAGAGTTCTCCTGAGGGGCACCTGGACCAGCACCAACTGCTGCAAAGAGAGGAAATCTTCCTGGAACAAGAAGTGCATGCTTTGGAATGGAAGTACAAAATTTCAAAGGTGAGGAGCGAATCCTTCTACCTACTGCCATttctgaggatgagggaggagaaaaTAAAATAGCAGATTTTACTGCTGGAGTACCTGTTAATGGGGACATGAGAGGAAGAACAGGAGTTCTGCCTAGTGGGGACATCAGGTCATCAAGAGGGGAAAGCAGAGAGAATTGACCTGTAGAAGACATTACCGGGGACACAGTACAGGCAATTTTTGGAGGAGTAGCAATCAAAGGCAGTAGCAAGGGGGGGAGAGGAGGACCTATCTCTTCCATGATTTTATTTATCATCTCAGATGAGCATTTTTTTGTCACAGAAGTATTAGCATTTGCAAGAACTGGCTGAGTAACTTTAAgagtctttgtttttcttttaccttGAACCAGTTTCTTTGATATCTTGGTATGCATTACTTGGGCAGTTGTTTTGGTAGAAACAGTCAAGATTTCAGATAGTTCTTGCTCTTTACACTTCCGCTTATTGCTCTTCTTGAGAGCACAAGACTCTGATTCCACCATATGTAACTTCTCAAATACTGTCTTTTGTGGTTCAGAAAGCTGACCAACTGTTTGACAACTGCACCTTACATCAGAGAGGGTTGGTTTTGGAAGATAATTGAGTAAAATTTTTTTTGTACCACTATCTATGATAACATCAGTGCTGCTTTCTCCTGTATTGCAAGTAgtttgattattattattatattcttCAAACACTGAGACCCCCATATCAACACTGTGTAATAAACCTTGTTTCCCATTTGACTGAAGTTTAGCAAAATCATTTTCTTCTAAGAAATTGCCAAGTGCTAACATTCTTGCATTTAATTTACTGGTTTTTACAGTCAGCCTGCAATTTTCTGAGAATCTGCTTAACATCTTGCATAGTGGTAACCTATTTTTTGAAGCCTTTGGCGTCACGGGGCTTTCTTTTGATGTTCCAGGTTTTAATAGACTTTCCTGATTGTGACTGATGCATCCAGCTATGTTAGACTCCATGAGTTCATTAGCACTCTCGGTATTTTCAGAGGTTAGTAATATACATTCTTTTTTCCAAGAGGCTGAGTCTTCAGGATAACTCTCCCCAGTCACACTTGACCACTCATTTGCAGTATCTCCAGAGTTGTTTGGTTCACAGTGTGTGTTCATACCCACGACAGTGTCTGCTTTTAGGTGACTAACTGTGAAAGTACTTCCTGGGTGCATCATTGAATGAAGCTCACATACTTGGTAATCAGCATCAACAATTGCACCAGTTTCCAGAGCATCCAATGCAATTCTGCTGGAAGCTCTCAGTTTGTTTCTAAACATTGGAACGCATTCAGAACACTTCACATATTTCACTTTTTGTATAGAACAGTCCTTTTCTTCAGAGTCATTGCTCTGCTCTGGCATATCAAAATCACTTTTACAATTTACTATGGCATTTTTCCCAGAACCCACAAAACTGTTCAGTTCTTTACTTTCTCTCCCACCTGTTAGTGAATAAGTTCTAGAAGGACCTGTTCTAACCTTCCACGTAGAAGTCCTGCATCCTGATTCTTGACAATCAAACTTTCGGAGAAAAGCATTCTTATAAGGGGTTGCATATATGATCTGTGATTTAACAGATGCTTGAGATTCTTTATCTACTGGCTGCTCCTTATCTGAAGTTTTCTCTTCACTTGTGTGTACATATTCTCTCTCAGGGCAATCTGGTTCTTTGCCCATGTTGACTTGTTCAGTAGACAGAATCTCAGCACCCTCTTCTAAATTATCTGAAGAACAGTTAAATGTACTACTCATAATGGAATTTGTATGTCCCTTGTTTTCCCAGGTACAGGAAAAAGCAGCCTTTCCTGCTAAGTTAGTTTCAAGGAAACCAGCAACTTTCTGAAGACTGAAATTTAGATCAGGAGATCTTGTGGATTCCAAGCCAATTCCCACTTGCATAAGAGAATTGGTTTCTTCATTATTTATACAGCATTTCTCCAAGTCCTTTTGAGTAGAAAAAGCCAAGCCACTTCTATATTCAATTTCTGAAGTAGGATGGCAAATGATCTCTGAAATATCATTTTTCTTCACAACATTCTTTTCCTGCTTCAGTGAACTGAAGCAAGTCTCAGTCACCAATTCCTTGCTTTGTTTATTTAATTTCCCTTCTATTTCATcacatttaaaattttcagtTATCAAGAGCTGAGTCAGAAGTTTTGCACACTGCTCCTCAGAAATAGGATTACTTTCTATTAAGACAGATTCAATTGTATCCCTTCTTGCTAACAACTCACTGATTTCCCCTCCACAATCTTCTGGATTAACTCTGACTTCAGTCTCTAGAGATTCAAACAGTCTAAAGTTTTGAGATTTGGACTGCCCACATTCTAATGTCTTACATAAGTTTTCAGGTTGTTTTATTTCACCTTTCACTTCTGTAAAATCGAACGCAGAAGATTTACACTTAGCTACACTGCTTTCTGCACCAATAATGCATGCTGTCTTTGATAGTGAAAGTATATTTTCTAAGTTTGACTTCCTTTGAGATAAATTACCACCATCTTCCTCGTGATGTGGTTTGCTTTGTAAACCTACCACCTCCTTTATATCTACTAGTTTTACATTTTCTGCACTATGGAGTAGCTCTGACAATTCAGCTATTTCTAGAACacttcctctgttaaatttcatAGGTAGTTCAGGAGTTGGAGCTCTGGTTATATTCATGTCTTCAGTTTTGAGGTGTTCATCATTTGGAAAGACTGACAAAATTCTGATTCCTTCAGTAGCAGATACAGGTAAATAATGCCTAGAGACTTTAACAGTCTCTGGTTCACATTCTCTGTTCACTTTGTCTTTTGTGTGCATATGTTGTTTCTCCAGAATCTCTTCACTGTCATATTTTATTTCAGAGCACTGAGAGTGTGCAGAGATCTCAATAGCTCCAGTTATATTAGTTAATTTGACTACattttttgatttattttctaTCAACTCATCAGATTTTTCCTCAGCATCTTCTCTTTGAAGCATAATGCATTGCTTAGATAGGAAATGAGAAACACTCTGCAGAACAGATGCTTCCCTGGAAGCTTCTCTCTgtgctattaatttatttctctCTACATTCACTAATTCATCACATTTTTCATGTGTACCCTCATTATCAACAGCTCTAACTAAGGTTACATTCTCCTCTGTTTGCTCTACCACACTACATTTTTCTACCTGTTTCTGAGACTTGAAACTTTGTAACATAAAATCTGCTGAAGAATCTCCCTCTTCACTGTTCATGTCCTCACCCTCTCCTTTCCGTTCTTCCATGTCTTCCGATTTGTGTGCTGTTGCTCCAGTTAGTTTTCTGTTCTTAGTTTCCACATCCCCAGAATTCTCCTCCAAACAATTTTTGTTAGTTATCATGCTTGTCGTTAGAGTAGCACCTTCAACTTGCTCTCTTTCAGCATCTCTTTCCTTCCTTGACGTCTTAGGACTCATATGAATATTCTTTTCATTCCAACTCAGATTAAGTGAGATTTCTGCATCAAAACCATGCTCACATGATTTGCACTGTCTGTTACACTCATCACCAGGGCTGATTACATTACAACTCAGAGGCTGAACTTGGTCTTCTTGTAAAATATCCTCCAGTGCAGAAGTACTGCAATCATCTTCTTCATCACTGGAACCTGTGACTTCTCCCAAGAACATATCCTTCAATCAAAAAAAAGCAAAGTTAATAATCTGAACCCTAGAATCAATTTTAGGACCTACTTTTTAAACAAGTACACTTAATGCCCTGACATGCAATGGTTTTGAGAGATTAAGGCTGGTCAACAAAATTACAACTCTCTCCACCATTGCTCCTCATAGTGAATGAAAGTACCTCTGTAAAAATAGGAGACTTCTTTATCTACCTACTTGCATTCTAAAATTACCGGAAATGAGCATTTGAGCAGGATCTAACTTTCAAGCTCTGGAATTTTGCTATGAAAGCCAAGCTTACATTAAACACAAATTGGGACTTAAGGTCTGCACACTGGGAAATTATGACAGCAAGTTGAGACACAGGTGACTGTATATTGGTTTTGGCTAGGATAGTtagttttcttcacagaaaggggggtatgttttggatttgtgctgaaaatggTGTTAATAACATAGAAATGTTTTCATTATTGCTGAGTGGTGCTTGCACAGCATCAAGGGCTTTTCTGCTTCTCCTACTGCCACACTGGTGAGAGCACTAGGGGGATGCACAGGAAGTTGGGAGGACACACAGTttggacagctgaccccaacagACCAAAGagacatcccatcccattatgcCATCATGCTGAGCATataaagagagggaaagaaggaAGGGTGGACATTTGGTCTGATGATATTTATCTTCCCAAGTCACCACTATGCATGATGGAGCTCTGTTGACCTGCCTGCTCACGTGAAagagtgaattaattccttgttctgctttgcttgcGCGCGCAGCTtttcctattaaactgtctttatctcaacccacacaTTTCCTCActtttactcttctgattctCCCCAGCATCCTGCTGGTGGAGAAGTCAGAAGCAGTTGCGTGGCACTTCATTTCTGACTGGGTTTCAATCATAACACATACACTTCTGAACATTATGTTTTTGCTCCCTTCCACAGGCAGTATGCTACAAAGTTAAAGAAGTATCCATATAGATCTAAGCACACAGAGACCTTTTCAGTGCATGAGTAAGTAACactgatacaaaaaaaaaaaaaatcattatttcttTAGTACCTTTAGTAATTTTAAGACCAAGTTAAGTGCCAAGTCAGATGCATCCTGAAACTCACCTGTGTAGTCAGTGGTGAAAGCTGTACCGGAGAAAGTAGAGCAGGAAGAGGTCTGGCCCAATTCAATATATCCATCACATTTCCACCTGGGTCTCTCCACTCCTGACTGGAGAAGTCTGAAGCGCTGTGCTCCCTGCCTGTCTGTATTATCACATCTACATTTTTATCCTCACTACTGTGAAGTTGTTCTTCAGTAGTCCTGTTCACAGCACAATCATCTCCAAAAGGCTCAGTACTTGTTTGAATTATCATCGCTGTTCCAGAATTTTGCTTTACAGCACTTTCCCCTGAGGAACACCAAGGTAGTGTTTTGCCATCACTCTTCCTGATCTTTTGGTGGATTTGTATGGTGTCTAAGACAGAAAAATATCATTAAGAATTTTTGCCCTCCCATTTTTGTTTACAGAGATAATATATAATAGGAATAAAAATGTAATACCATATTTTCAAGTGACGTTTCTATAGATCTTATTCACTTTCAGAAATGCTTTCcctattttttaatgaaaacagcATGTGCAAAGAGCTTTTCCCCAAACTGCCTGATTGGATCATTAAAACATTCCCAATTTTTCTCATCAGGAAGGGTCATTCTTGGTAGGATTGAAGGTCCATATGTTTTATCTCAGTCTTTGCCCAGTAACTCACAGTCATAAAAAACAGAACAACTGTGCACAGACATTCCCCACCCAGGCTGTAATTCTCAGCTTAAAGCAACCTGCACGTTTGAGCCAGCAGCTGTGCTTCCAAGCAAGTTACAATTATACCCTGCCATAAATACAACAAGGAAGCTCTTAGCTACATTTCTAGTTTATGATTTAATATGCATATGCTTTTGAATTGTTTGTTCTTTAAATTTAAATATTGAGTCTAATCACACAAGATTTTGCTTTAATGGTATAATTTAGTCAGTTCTGAAGccctaattaaaaaaaagcaccacaacataTCCTATGCACAAAGTTGTTGAAACAACTAAGATACAGAGCAGTTGAGAACCCTTTAAAGATGTCAACTATACAGTTTTACATTTATTCTAACAAGAAGAAAGCATGTCCAAATACTCTGTGTGATTCTTTGCAATACTTTTGTTTTGTTACTTTTCAATTCACAGTTTTTACTATTACACAGTAACTCATTTATTATGCAGACAAAACATATTCATCCAGGAAAGTCTAAAGACAATTTAAATTTATTATAATTATGCTAAATACTTCAAAAAGGGAAAAGATAGCCCAGTTTCCTGAAATTTaaattctatgattttataaaatgaaaatattaccTCCAACAAGACAGTAGAAATCAACAATTCCCAAACCCCAGTGTATCATATGGAGCTAAAATCCACTCTGTAGTATTTGCAATTCTTATATGACATTGTATGTGCGATCTTGTTTATAGTATTCACAAACACTACTAGACACCAAATCAGCAGTATTAAAGCAAGAGATCAAGCCTATTCTGCATACATATGAGTACACCATCTGCAGTGAACCACCTGAATTTTGTGActgaatttttccttaaaaaagctAGTTTACATTTAAGAGAAACTGCTGTTAAACAATTTACCTGCACAGGCAGGGTAAGGGTTTTTTTATGACAGTTTCATGTACCATAAGCTGCAAAACTCTGAAAGTTTACTCAGAATCTTTGTTTAGAAACTTTGTCCAGCCCCTGAACACACACTCTCACACCCCTGCTTGATGTGGGAACTCAGCATATCACTCCGGATGTCCAGAGTTACTGAGAGAACCCTTGGGGGGGGCTCGgagatcctggaatgttgccaaaaGTACCTGGTGGCTTGACTTTGACCCTTCgagggatgtgccacctgtttgaGGACATGAGAGTCATTTGGGAATGAATGGTGTAAGAATGATGTGTTTACAGAATGAACgatagattttagggttttggtacaggggggttatggagacaagatggagggatcagggtgtgtcttgtccttctttcttcttcttgtcatccattttctgtggtgatgttggcactttgggattggtcaatGGTGCAGGTGCACTTGTTAATATGGGTGAAAAgtattgggaaataaaggtaaatatgatgtatgtagtttttagtataaaaagagatGACTGCCCAGTGGGAGGTCcgagtgcccttggctgccttgctggtcagacctctgtcgggcagaaaaaaaattctatagataagaaataataaacaatccAAAGACTGAAAatgtgaagagtccagactcgtcctTTGAAGTGCGGGCTGTCCCAGAGCCATCCTACGTGTGTCTGGGCAGAGACAAACACCCGGACTGGCCAGCTTGACACTACTGGACTTCGATGATCTTCGAGAAAGGAGATTGTACATGTCTGGAACTCCTTCTGGAGGAGGTATTGGAGTGTTTACTGGAAAAATGAGAGttataaaaaccccaaattttgatgCTTATGCAGGTCTCCACCTCTGATGGACTCCTACTGCGTATCAAAATCACAGACCACAATCACCCACACATCATTGGAGCCACAGGTGGTGGTTATCTTtgtcttttctcctcttttttttctagCTTTCCTCTTTATGGTGATCATACACTTCAGAATAGCTATATACTCCTTTCCAATCCACTTTACAGTGTTTTCCATGTACAGTTTCAAAGCAGTTCTAAAAAATTTGTTGTTATACCAATTATTTACTGGTTTTCTACTTTAATCCACCCCAAGGGATCCTTTAGCAACAAATCTGATTGCCCTGCCTCAAAGGCAAGTCACAACACCATCCCACAGTAGAAATAACAGCACGTGCACAAAATGGTTTTGAGTATAGGATGTACTAATTTAACTGGCACAACTTGCATtctgttgggggaaaaaaaatcatgtgctTCATTACTGCTATCTGTGTTAATCCACTACTAGAACTTAGACAGATATTCCTAAAGCAACATCAATGGTAGTATTATATTTAAAAACATTAATTTAACTTGATAGGTCAAAATAGCCTCCTCAGCCATCAAAAACTTTTGAGCACATTCTGATATGTCAGCACCACTAAAGGAGTAAATCAGAAAAACTGATCAATAACCCTATTTCAAAGATCTATCTCAAGTCACTTCAGGTAGCAACTCCATGAAAAAATCTCAACTACTGCACTGGACACCAGGAGGAGGGAGAAACTGATCAACCTGAAGGGCCCTAGCACATCATTTTCACCAAAGATAAGAAAGCTCTGCCATTCCCTTTACATTTTATAAGTATTACAACAATCCATTGTTTTATAAAGCCATTTACAAGCCACAGTCACATAGAGCTTCTAGATGTTCTAAATTTTCTCAGGACAAACCTACATTCATTTTACAAATTGAGTTCCAATCCAAGGCAAAAGGAGCTCTTTGACaaatagaaacaaagaaaataaggaaaattcaGAAGTTGGTTGTCTCTTACATTTTTTTCATGTCTTTTTGTGCCAATCATTTCAAAGCTCAGAATTTACCCTGCACTGAAGCAGGCAGCAACACAGTTAAAGATTTTGCCCCTAAAAGGACTCCATTTAGAAAATTAGGAAGTTAACTTTTCACAGTGAACTACACAATAGTACTGACTTATTAGGAACTTTACATCCTATCTATACTCTCAAAATCAGTCATGCACCTACATCAAGTCCAAGAATATTGACATGTGTAATTCATTTAAATGTTTCCCCTGAACAATGGATCGAAGACATAATTTCTGAATAACTAAGAAATTCTCCAAACTTCTCTACTCATCCCTTTCCAACCCAGTCACTAATAACTGCATTTCTTTGGCAATGAGATACCTTTCTTACAGTTACCCATTTAACCATAGCAAGAGTTGCCATAGCAATTTTTAAAGATTCAACATATGTAAGTTTCTTCATTTGAAGTGTCAATTCTGGCACCTTGGTCTGAACCTCAGGTCCAGCAAAAGCCTTATGAATACTGAGCCCATCTCATTGGAAGGATCCTTGCAAAGATCATATTTCACAGACAAATTTTACTCTATCCAGGGAATCGCACTCCTGTTCATTATGTGACTCAATGAACTGATAAAGTTTTCTTCTGAAATCTATAACCTGGAATCTAGTTCATGTAGCTTCGAACCCTTACACTGCTGCCTTCTCTCACTTCTGATAGATTAAGATTATTCTGATTTGAAAATACCATCAAAAGCTATCATGTACTACTTGAAATATCTTCTTCATGCAAAGTGGAGAAAGAAGCAGAGATGAAATAAGTGATCCAATGCTAAAATTGATTGCCTTGGTACTAAACAAACTATATTTTACAACTCAAAACTTCAGTCTTGATTGGATACATTGCAAGGCAATTCACTGTTGCAAGTTGTCCTCTCCTCACTCCAAGCAACAAAGCAACTTTTTGAAACAAGTCTTGTGGTATTTTCGTCTCAAGAAGGACCAGATTAAGACGTggtattttataaaaataaataatctaGCCAAAGAATTTCATC
The sequence above is drawn from the Melospiza melodia melodia isolate bMelMel2 chromosome 1, bMelMel2.pri, whole genome shotgun sequence genome and encodes:
- the ICE1 gene encoding little elongation complex subunit 1 isoform X1, translating into MKASWVLAKAVARSVTPLSGAHAGLSGPHGGVGTMMPGETPPPPAETAAAGRTCASCGVLQQNMNEYVAALIALKQKIIDGDRLLTEYQQKCTELQFAEREISALRCQVEKMLQKILPLEKCQEELGSVKAELEEKKNSLKIYQESQLEYVKIKEEILNSDAMRKKLETKVKKLEEAATKHAQDFRQLKTEKKRLEKELKKAQGKLGGVIKEKCRKFKHAETQSSSEDLATYIDKGRAMFLLEQLRMCIDSAKGERENEKNDPVLDTIQIHQKIRKSDGKTLPWCSSGESAVKQNSGTAMIIQTSTEPFGDDCAVNRTTEEQLHSSEDKNVDVIIQTGREHSASDFSSQEWRDPGGNVMDILNWARPLPALLSPVQLSPLTTQDMFLGEVTGSSDEEDDCSTSALEDILQEDQVQPLSCNVISPGDECNRQCKSCEHGFDAEISLNLSWNEKNIHMSPKTSRKERDAEREQVEGATLTTSMITNKNCLEENSGDVETKNRKLTGATAHKSEDMEERKGEGEDMNSEEGDSSADFMLQSFKSQKQVEKCSVVEQTEENVTLVRAVDNEGTHEKCDELVNVERNKLIAQREASREASVLQSVSHFLSKQCIMLQREDAEEKSDELIENKSKNVVKLTNITGAIEISAHSQCSEIKYDSEEILEKQHMHTKDKVNRECEPETVKVSRHYLPVSATEGIRILSVFPNDEHLKTEDMNITRAPTPELPMKFNRGSVLEIAELSELLHSAENVKLVDIKEVVGLQSKPHHEEDGGNLSQRKSNLENILSLSKTACIIGAESSVAKCKSSAFDFTEVKGEIKQPENLCKTLECGQSKSQNFRLFESLETEVRVNPEDCGGEISELLARRDTIESVLIESNPISEEQCAKLLTQLLITENFKCDEIEGKLNKQSKELVTETCFSSLKQEKNVVKKNDISEIICHPTSEIEYRSGLAFSTQKDLEKCCINNEETNSLMQVGIGLESTRSPDLNFSLQKVAGFLETNLAGKAAFSCTWENKGHTNSIMSSTFNCSSDNLEEGAEILSTEQVNMGKEPDCPEREYVHTSEEKTSDKEQPVDKESQASVKSQIIYATPYKNAFLRKFDCQESGCRTSTWKVRTGPSRTYSLTGGRESKELNSFVGSGKNAIVNCKSDFDMPEQSNDSEEKDCSIQKVKYVKCSECVPMFRNKLRASSRIALDALETGAIVDADYQVCELHSMMHPGSTFTVSHLKADTVVGMNTHCEPNNSGDTANEWSSVTGESYPEDSASWKKECILLTSENTESANELMESNIAGCISHNQESLLKPGTSKESPVTPKASKNRLPLCKMLSRFSENCRLTVKTSKLNARMLALGNFLEENDFAKLQSNGKQGLLHSVDMGVSVFEEYNNNNQTTCNTGESSTDVIIDSGTKKILLNYLPKPTLSDVRCSCQTVGQLSEPQKTVFEKLHMVESESCALKKSNKRKCKEQELSEILTVSTKTTAQVMHTKISKKLVQGKRKTKTLKVTQPVLANANTSVTKKCSSEMINKIMEEIGPPLPPLLLPLIATPPKIACTVSPVMSSTGQFSLLSPLDDLMSPLGRTPVLPLMSPLTGTPAVKSAILFSPPSSSEMAVGRRIRSSPLKFCTSIPKHALLVPGRFPLFAAVGAGPGAPQENSVKILDTMYPELSARARTLNILKGNIQLNRCTFSDSQSLPGPVSQVGGFKAFASTSTAFVKAGSNLKSDSGKDEDKDVQNQQFFSNHLGKRTLLQVSMPRSAKRLRLESEPPRMEPSDVIAVRNTKKTISEMQEAFHGITYEISDSSQCSNLEESLPVKKDSDCQKVSLALKKVAESCFDLLPVIKGHVYVGNISKIPVMRDEEREVVYEFGIKNKHLAESLLCVILNKLKAQKNAPNYNFSQALCRLYAGICRQLGDLERARLFCYSLLKEDYPDSEKLILFITNVWSDIFVFQGAINKAMQLVVRKSASNEMLACLSAYLNWEQSSSLDAGIMVSNLLLEMQSCTKVEFHLHEQYGEDLSEDAWQYIFAVDLLCSHMKWNWTHDNVISKVLWPSMDNWIKKRKGHETAQSIRDSVIALTLRLIGRLGQIGLKEGYLAAVKNISSVIGLFVQHAKEEAIPWGVQLAAVYSLCDLGSSNPEGIVEAIHTWRAKVHYNIPSAITDGIAEITSLCEMELY